One genomic window of Lytechinus variegatus isolate NC3 chromosome 1, Lvar_3.0, whole genome shotgun sequence includes the following:
- the LOC121406541 gene encoding trace amine-associated receptor 7e-like: MASIVSKTLLLMMVFSISPGLIRTAFTQTATEYNMTTPIAEPTSTASSNTTPSLSATSHGAIDVTLSTNGDEPGEDVSKRMHQIATTTSGFWFSNDEEENTSEVISSSDFNPATEFTDFDSGDSEWIWAPLSWQWDIILQLISAIVGILGNLLVILVIFSRRSSGRTTDILIGSLAVADFLTSVSIVPYPTPVRVPHSWPGMLWCIVMFQNFPFWLTVTASSYILMAMSVERYIAVLYPLRFSHIVTFRRVNIVISLIWLLACLSLLFSFFVTGIDETYGFCTLTLTSRHELAAMGYYWFCLRIVVPVATMLITQSLIALELHRQSKNFRENNSSTNSFHVVARNRVLKIMLEIIIIYIVCWLPNQVAFLGVIVGFIEWSEYIDTPLHRVLTVIGFYNSCLNPFIYAAQHPQFRRATKELFTGKINQKSSIFSTNKPETSDSNKPNDPSVI; this comes from the exons ATGGCCTCAATCGTATCGAAAACattgttgttgatgatggtcTTCTCAATATCTCCGGGGCTGATCAGAACCGCATTCACTCAGACAGCAACAGAATATAACATGACCACGCCCATCGCCGAGCCCACTTCAACTGCATCGTCGAACACCACGCCATCTCTTTCCGCAACCAGTCATGGCGCCATCGACGTAACACTGTCTACAAATGGCGACGAGCCTGGGGAAGACGTCTCCAAGAGAATGCACCAGATAGCTACAACCACAAGTGGCTTTTGGTTCAGCAATGATGAGGAGGAAAACACATCCGAAGTGATTTCGTCATCAGATTTCAACCCTGCAACAGAATTCACAGACTTCGATTCAG GTGATTCAGAATGGATTTGGGCACCGTTATCGTGGCAATGGGACATCATCCTCCAACTCATCTCAGCCATTGTAGGAATCCTTGGTAACCTATTGGTAATCTTGGTCATATTCAGCCGTCGTTCGTCTGGCCGAACAACCGACATCCTCATCGGAAGCCTGGCCGTAGCTGACTTCTTGACATCAGTTTCCATCGTTCCTTATCCGACCCCAGTCCGCGTACCCCACTCATGGCCAGGAATGCTTTGGTGTATAGTGATGTTCCAGAACTTTCCTTTCTGGTTAACTGTCACCGCTTCCTCCTACATCCTGATGGCAATGTCCGTAGAGAGGTACATCGCCGTTCTCTATCCTCTCAGGTTCAGTCATATCGTGACTTTCCGACGTGTGAACATCGTCATCAGCCTCATCTGGTTGCTCGCTTGCCTGTCGcttttgttttccttctttgTCACAGGGATTGACGAAACGTATGGATTCTGCACCCTGACTCTGACGTCCCGTCACGAACTGGCAGCAATGGGTTACTACTGGTTCTGTCTTCGGATCGTCGTACCGGTTGCAACAATGCTCATAACGCAGTCCCTGATCGCTCTCGAGCTTCACCGTCAATCGAAGAATTTCCGAGAGAATAACAGTTCCACGAACTCTTTCCACGTTGTCGCTCGGAATCGCGTGCTCAAAATCATGTTagagatcatcatcatctacattgTTTGTTGGTTGCCTAACCAGGTGGCCTTCTTGGGCGTCATCGTTGGTTTCATAGAGTGGTCGGAATACATCGATACTCCACTTCATCGGGTTCTTACGGTCATCGGTTTCTACAACAGTTGTTTGAATCCTTTCATCTACGCTGCACAGCATCCACAGTTCAGGCGCGCAACAAAGGAACTCTTCACTGGAAAAATCAACCAGAAATCATCGATATTCAGCACAAACAAACCTGAAACAAGCGACAGTAATAAGCCTAACGACCCATCCGTCATTTAA